In a genomic window of Bacteroidota bacterium:
- a CDS encoding antibiotic biosynthesis monooxygenase — MIIRIVKMTFEPASVPEFLELFTASKELIRNFDGCTQLELLNDKHDNTIFFTYSVWQSEQQLNAYRNSELFISVWNKTKLLFSAKAEAWSLTKLISVA; from the coding sequence ATGATCATACGGATAGTTAAAATGACTTTTGAACCTGCTTCGGTTCCTGAATTTTTAGAACTTTTTACTGCTTCGAAAGAATTGATTCGGAATTTTGATGGTTGCACACAGCTTGAATTACTGAACGATAAACACGACAACACTATTTTTTTTACCTATAGTGTTTGGCAAAGCGAGCAACAGTTAAATGCCTACAGAAATTCCGAACTATTTATTTCGGTATGGAACAAAACTAAACTTTTGTTTTCGGCAAAAGCAGAGGCTTGGTCATTAACAAAACTTATAAGTGTAGCTTGA
- the ribD gene encoding bifunctional diaminohydroxyphosphoribosylaminopyrimidine deaminase/5-amino-6-(5-phosphoribosylamino)uracil reductase RibD — translation MNHAEFMLRCIEVAVNGIGKVSPNPMVGAVIVHDAKIIGEGFHQGYGLAHAEVNAIESVKNKSLLSKSVLYVSLEPCNHFGKTPPCTELIIKHRIPKVVIGSLDSNPLVAGKGIKFLKDAGIKVVSGILEKECRELNKRFYQFYENKLPYIILKWAQSKDGIMGQHQHPNLSISNELSRLLVHKWRSEESSIMVGTTTALLDNPTLNVRDVSGKNPLRLVIDKDLKLPSSLHLLDGTIPTLVFTSKKKKSTTNLEYIQFPKNVNELEFVLSTLYERKKVSIIIEGGTKLLHSFIKQNLWQEARIFTSDKVIGKGIVAPILTGKITATMQLKNDTLVVIKNSNS, via the coding sequence ATGAACCACGCTGAATTTATGCTTCGTTGTATAGAAGTAGCTGTTAACGGAATAGGAAAAGTTTCGCCAAATCCTATGGTAGGTGCAGTAATTGTGCATGATGCAAAAATTATAGGCGAAGGTTTTCATCAAGGATATGGGTTAGCACATGCAGAGGTTAATGCCATTGAATCTGTAAAAAATAAATCCTTACTCAGTAAATCGGTTTTATATGTAAGCTTGGAACCCTGCAACCATTTTGGCAAAACTCCTCCTTGTACCGAATTAATTATAAAACACCGTATTCCAAAAGTTGTTATTGGTAGTTTGGATTCAAATCCACTTGTTGCCGGAAAAGGAATAAAATTTCTTAAAGATGCCGGCATAAAGGTAGTTTCGGGGATTTTAGAAAAAGAATGCAGGGAATTAAACAAACGCTTCTATCAATTTTATGAAAATAAACTGCCATATATTATTTTAAAATGGGCACAAAGTAAAGATGGTATTATGGGCCAGCATCAACATCCCAATTTGTCGATTAGTAATGAACTTAGTAGGTTGCTGGTACATAAATGGCGCAGCGAAGAAAGCTCAATTATGGTAGGAACAACTACTGCCTTGCTCGACAATCCAACATTAAACGTGCGTGATGTTTCAGGAAAAAATCCTTTACGATTGGTGATTGACAAAGACTTAAAACTACCATCGTCCTTGCATCTATTGGATGGAACAATTCCTACACTTGTTTTTACATCCAAAAAGAAAAAATCAACAACAAACCTTGAATACATTCAGTTTCCTAAGAATGTTAATGAACTTGAATTTGTACTTTCAACGCTTTATGAGCGTAAAAAAGTTTCGATAATAATTGAAGGAGGCACAAAATTGTTGCATTCCTTTATAAAGCAAAACCTTTGGCAGGAAGCACGTATATTCACTTCCGATAAAGTGATTGGCAAAGGAATAGTTGCTCCTATCCTAACTGGAAAAATAACAGCTACAATGCAACTAAAAAATGATACTTTAGTAGTAATAAAAAACTCAAATAGTTAA
- a CDS encoding nucleoside deaminase produces MVVENYMQEAIELSVKNVTENNGGPFGAVVVKDGKIIARGYNQVTSNNDPTAHAEVVAIREACKVLGTFQLTNCEIYTSCEPCPMCLGAIYWARPSRVYYANTKEDAAAIDFDDDFIYKELAKPIQYRELQFKQVMRNEAQEAFMIWKNKTDKIEY; encoded by the coding sequence ATGGTAGTAGAAAATTACATGCAGGAAGCAATTGAACTTTCTGTAAAAAATGTAACCGAGAATAACGGCGGTCCTTTTGGTGCAGTAGTTGTGAAAGATGGAAAAATAATTGCACGCGGATACAATCAGGTTACTAGCAATAACGATCCAACTGCGCATGCAGAAGTAGTTGCCATACGAGAAGCATGTAAAGTGCTTGGAACATTTCAGCTAACCAATTGTGAAATTTATACCAGTTGTGAACCTTGCCCAATGTGTTTGGGTGCTATTTATTGGGCGCGTCCTTCGAGAGTGTATTATGCAAATACAAAAGAAGATGCTGCGGCGATAGACTTTGACGATGATTTTATTTATAAGGAATTAGCTAAACCAATTCAATATCGTGAACTTCAGTTTAAACAAGTAATGCGCAATGAAGCTCAGGAAGCATTTATGATATGGAAAAATAAAACAGATAAAATTGAATATTAA
- a CDS encoding YigZ family protein, which yields MDELSYITFAEYAEGIYTEKGSKFIACAFPVSNENEVQLAMLQVKEKYPKARHYCFAYQLQDDYFRVSDDGEPSGTAGKPIHNQLRSHQLKNALIVVVRYFGGVLLGSGGLVSAYKTAAAEAIQNANLATKQLEDTLTFSFYFTELNEVMKIAKQKSVEIISKKIENECELSLRYPRHLAAKLVKQLDKIGGLRIL from the coding sequence ATGGATGAACTAAGTTACATCACTTTTGCTGAATATGCAGAAGGAATTTATACAGAAAAAGGGAGTAAATTTATTGCTTGTGCTTTTCCGGTTTCAAACGAAAATGAAGTACAGCTGGCCATGCTGCAGGTAAAAGAAAAATATCCCAAAGCCCGTCATTATTGTTTTGCCTATCAATTGCAAGACGATTATTTTAGAGTGAGTGACGATGGCGAACCTTCGGGAACAGCCGGTAAACCTATCCATAACCAATTACGCTCACATCAACTTAAGAACGCTTTAATTGTAGTGGTGCGTTATTTTGGTGGAGTATTATTAGGATCAGGAGGATTGGTAAGCGCTTATAAAACAGCTGCAGCTGAAGCAATTCAAAATGCGAACCTTGCAACAAAGCAGCTGGAAGATACACTCACGTTTAGTTTTTATTTTACCGAGTTAAATGAAGTAATGAAAATCGCAAAGCAAAAATCGGTAGAAATTATTTCTAAAAAAATTGAAAATGAATGTGAGTTAAGCCTTCGATATCCAAGGCATTTAGCAGCTAAACTTGTTAAACAGCTCGATAAAATTGGAGGACTTAGAATTCTTTAA
- a CDS encoding pyridoxal phosphate-dependent aminotransferase yields MKYVRMPIEIESPEQMGYSTLRCNLTESSMSDALFKDLDFDLKQLVLCYGHHLGKPELRELIAAEHIGINASQVILTAGAATALFICNTAILQKGDELLVMHPNYGTNIETPRAIGSQVNFIELELGNDFKPDFKKIRNQLSPNTRLISITSPHNPTGMVLSENELAQFIELAEANNCFLLVDETYRDIPLSKPISLAASMSKNVISVSSVSKAYGLPGLRMGWLITQNETLLENFLAAKEQISICNSVVDEELTYQFLVKKEKHLQRLTQHLQTNYTILKSWLNKHQQLQYVLPEGGAVCFPKIKSEIDYDKFYTLLNQKYGTYVGPGHWFEMDKSYMRIGFGWPSSEELTEGLNSIDAVFKEF; encoded by the coding sequence ATGAAATACGTCCGAATGCCTATCGAAATTGAATCACCCGAACAGATGGGGTATTCAACTTTGCGTTGTAATCTTACCGAAAGTTCAATGTCGGATGCACTCTTTAAGGACCTTGATTTTGATTTAAAGCAACTCGTTTTATGTTATGGACATCATTTAGGAAAACCTGAATTGCGAGAGTTGATAGCAGCTGAACATATTGGTATTAATGCTTCTCAAGTGATTTTAACTGCAGGAGCTGCCACTGCTTTGTTTATTTGTAATACTGCTATTTTGCAAAAAGGGGATGAATTGTTGGTAATGCACCCTAACTACGGAACCAATATTGAAACACCAAGAGCAATAGGCAGTCAAGTAAATTTTATTGAGCTCGAATTAGGCAATGATTTTAAACCCGATTTTAAAAAAATACGAAATCAACTTAGCCCTAATACGCGTTTAATTAGTATCACCAGTCCTCACAATCCTACAGGAATGGTTCTTTCTGAAAATGAATTAGCACAATTTATTGAACTAGCAGAAGCGAATAATTGCTTTTTATTGGTGGATGAAACTTACCGTGATATTCCATTAAGTAAACCAATATCGTTAGCAGCAAGCATGAGTAAAAATGTGATTTCTGTTTCGTCGGTATCTAAAGCCTATGGATTACCCGGATTGAGAATGGGTTGGTTAATCACTCAAAATGAAACACTTTTAGAAAATTTTTTGGCGGCCAAGGAACAAATTAGCATTTGCAATTCGGTGGTTGACGAGGAATTGACCTATCAATTTTTAGTAAAAAAGGAAAAACACTTGCAGCGCTTAACGCAGCATTTGCAAACTAATTATACCATCTTAAAATCATGGTTGAATAAGCATCAGCAATTGCAGTATGTATTACCGGAAGGAGGAGCTGTGTGTTTTCCAAAAATAAAAAGTGAAATTGATTACGATAAATTCTATACACTATTAAATCAAAAATACGGTACGTATGTTGGACCAGGTCATTGGTTTGAAATGGACAAAAGTTATATGCGTATTGGGTTTGGATGGCCTTCGAGTGAAGAACTGACTGAAGGATTGAACAGCATTGATGCAGTTTTTAAAGAATTCTAA
- the msrA gene encoding peptide-methionine (S)-S-oxide reductase MsrA, translated as MNLASNSSELETATFGAGCFWCVEAVFQNLKGVLSVESGFSGGHIKNPAYREVCMGFTGHAEVCQLVFNPTIVSFDELLEIFWQTHDPTQLNRQGNDVGTHYRSVIFYHTEQQKEKAEKYKQLLQASGAFEKPVVTEITAFDKFYKAEDYHQNYFSTNTDAPYCQFVIRPKVEKLKKVFRSKLK; from the coding sequence ATGAACCTTGCTTCAAACTCTTCTGAATTAGAAACAGCAACTTTTGGCGCCGGTTGTTTTTGGTGTGTAGAAGCCGTGTTTCAAAACTTAAAAGGTGTACTTTCTGTTGAATCCGGGTTTTCGGGTGGTCATATAAAAAATCCAGCTTACCGCGAAGTTTGCATGGGTTTTACCGGTCATGCCGAAGTTTGTCAATTGGTATTCAATCCAACTATTGTATCTTTTGATGAATTACTCGAGATATTTTGGCAAACGCACGATCCAACACAATTAAACCGACAAGGAAATGATGTAGGAACACATTACCGTTCTGTTATTTTTTATCACACGGAGCAGCAAAAAGAAAAAGCCGAAAAATATAAGCAACTCTTACAAGCATCTGGAGCTTTCGAGAAGCCTGTGGTAACTGAAATTACTGCTTTTGATAAATTTTATAAAGCCGAAGACTACCATCAAAATTATTTTAGCACAAATACAGATGCACCGTATTGTCAATTTGTGATTCGACCCAAAGTAGAAAAATTAAAAAAAGTTTTTAGGAGTAAATTGAAGTAA
- the fabG gene encoding 3-oxoacyl-[acyl-carrier-protein] reductase produces the protein MKLLEGKTALITGASRGIGRAVALKFAENGANVAFTFLSSIEKGKALEAELAAYGIKAKGYQSDAADFKAAEELINAVLADFTTIDAVVNNAGITRDGLLMRMSEENFDEVVRTNLKSVFNITKAVQRPMLKQRSGSIINMSSVVGVKGNAGQSNYAASKAGILGFSKSIALELGSRNIRCNSIAPGFIETEMTDVLDAKTVQGWRDAIPLKRGGHVNDVANLAVFLASDMSSYITGQTINVCGGMLT, from the coding sequence ATGAAATTACTTGAGGGAAAAACAGCCTTAATTACCGGAGCATCGCGTGGTATTGGCAGAGCAGTTGCTCTTAAATTTGCCGAAAATGGAGCGAATGTCGCATTTACATTTTTGAGTTCTATTGAAAAGGGAAAGGCGCTTGAAGCCGAACTTGCTGCCTATGGTATTAAGGCAAAAGGATACCAATCGGATGCTGCCGATTTTAAAGCTGCCGAGGAATTAATTAATGCAGTGTTAGCCGATTTTACAACCATTGATGCAGTAGTTAACAATGCCGGAATTACACGTGATGGATTGTTAATGCGCATGAGCGAGGAAAATTTTGACGAAGTAGTACGTACCAATTTAAAATCGGTTTTTAATATTACCAAAGCTGTGCAGAGACCTATGTTGAAACAGCGTTCGGGCTCTATCATAAACATGAGTTCTGTGGTTGGAGTAAAAGGAAATGCAGGCCAATCAAATTATGCGGCTTCAAAAGCAGGTATTTTGGGTTTCTCAAAATCAATTGCCCTTGAATTAGGTTCTCGAAATATACGCTGCAATAGCATCGCCCCGGGTTTTATTGAAACCGAAATGACCGATGTACTGGATGCTAAAACTGTTCAAGGATGGCGCGATGCTATTCCATTGAAACGTGGTGGACATGTGAACGATGTTGCGAACCTTGCCGTTTTTTTAGCTTCGGATATGAGTTCATACATTACCGGACAAACTATAAACGTTTGCGGTGGAATGTTGACCTAA
- a CDS encoding septum formation initiator family protein codes for MKKLRPILPYLKNKYIIAGLGVLVWISFFDKYDLITQYNARQALAKLEKDKKYYADEIKKNQEAINELKTNAQSLEKFAREKYLMKRDNEDIFLILDKSNSDSISVAE; via the coding sequence ATGAAAAAATTACGACCAATTCTTCCTTATCTCAAAAACAAGTACATAATTGCCGGCTTGGGAGTTTTGGTGTGGATTTCATTTTTTGATAAATACGATCTAATTACTCAGTACAATGCACGTCAGGCTTTAGCAAAACTCGAGAAGGACAAAAAGTACTATGCTGACGAAATAAAAAAAAATCAAGAAGCCATTAACGAGCTTAAAACGAATGCGCAAAGTTTAGAAAAATTTGCTCGCGAAAAATACCTGATGAAGCGCGACAATGAAGACATTTTTTTGATTTTGGATAAGTCGAACAGTGATTCTATTTCTGTTGCTGAGTAA
- a CDS encoding FKBP-type peptidyl-prolyl cis-trans isomerase, which yields MKHKILLLISCFFIACQSGSQKENHAKIRNSEMKEPLLHANKGLVNKESAEIEAYISRRQWKMEPTGSGLRYLIYKSGNGPLAEAGKYAYINYKISLLNGNECYRSKDKPERFLIDQDNVESGLHEGIKLLHVGDKAILILPPHLAHGLIGDQEKIPPLSTIIYDIELVDIKQQ from the coding sequence ATGAAACACAAAATTTTACTGCTTATCTCTTGCTTTTTTATTGCATGTCAATCGGGTTCACAAAAAGAAAACCATGCTAAAATAAGGAACTCCGAAATGAAGGAGCCATTGCTACATGCCAACAAAGGATTGGTAAATAAAGAAAGTGCCGAGATAGAAGCATACATCAGTCGCCGACAATGGAAGATGGAGCCTACCGGAAGTGGATTGCGCTATTTAATTTACAAAAGTGGAAACGGACCTTTGGCAGAAGCCGGTAAATACGCTTATATTAACTACAAGATTTCATTGTTAAATGGGAATGAGTGCTATAGATCGAAGGATAAACCGGAGCGCTTTTTAATTGATCAAGATAATGTTGAAAGTGGTTTACATGAAGGTATTAAACTACTACATGTAGGAGATAAAGCAATACTCATATTGCCTCCACATCTTGCGCATGGACTTATTGGAGACCAGGAAAAAATCCCTCCCTTATCAACTATCATTTACGATATTGAATTAGTTGACATTAAACAACAATGA
- a CDS encoding FKBP-type peptidyl-prolyl cis-trans isomerase, which translates to MIANRKLSILLFTISFFVACKFEKQNSIYPGYSKTDSGLYYHRYTIGEGKNYPEHGDFLELQLLFFLDTVPLQLHIFKNEYQSDTLTFDSLQTHYQLYEALELLCVGDSCSFICSTAQLLDTSKYTGIATLLKKDSFIRIEAKLLKLKSFKERQEELKSYTLWCSNMLTNELSQLQKYLDTTALPFPKNPDENGMYFYIERSGKGKICKRGDNISIRYKGKFLNGTIFDDNTLQQEALNFNLGESGQVIKGIELALYKMHEGDKAILLLPSALAFGSKGDAGGIVSPFKTVTFALEILKIN; encoded by the coding sequence ATGATAGCAAATCGAAAACTTAGCATTTTACTTTTTACAATATCTTTTTTTGTAGCATGTAAGTTTGAAAAACAAAATTCGATATATCCGGGATATAGCAAAACAGACAGTGGTTTGTACTATCACCGTTATACCATAGGTGAAGGCAAAAACTACCCTGAACATGGCGATTTTTTGGAATTACAACTTCTCTTCTTTTTGGATACTGTGCCTTTACAACTGCATATTTTCAAAAACGAATATCAATCGGATACCCTGACTTTTGATTCACTTCAAACGCATTATCAATTGTATGAGGCACTGGAATTGTTGTGTGTTGGCGATAGCTGTTCCTTTATATGTTCAACCGCTCAATTGCTCGACACATCAAAATATACAGGCATTGCTACACTTTTAAAAAAGGACAGTTTTATTCGTATAGAAGCCAAATTACTAAAATTAAAATCTTTTAAGGAGCGACAAGAGGAGCTAAAATCCTACACATTGTGGTGCAGTAATATGTTAACAAATGAATTATCGCAACTGCAAAAATACCTCGATACAACTGCTTTGCCTTTTCCTAAAAATCCTGATGAAAATGGGATGTACTTTTACATCGAACGAAGTGGGAAAGGAAAAATTTGCAAAAGAGGCGACAATATTAGCATTCGTTACAAAGGAAAGTTTTTGAATGGAACTATTTTCGATGACAATACTTTGCAACAAGAGGCACTTAACTTTAATTTGGGTGAATCGGGTCAAGTGATTAAAGGCATTGAACTGGCACTTTATAAAATGCACGAAGGTGATAAGGCAATTTTGCTCCTCCCCTCCGCCTTAGCCTTTGGCAGCAAGGGCGATGCGGGTGGTATTGTGAGTCCGTTTAAAACTGTTACTTTTGCGCTCGAAATTTTAAAAATCAATTAA
- a CDS encoding FKBP-type peptidyl-prolyl cis-trans isomerase — MKKNLTKGIAFAVLGFSVLAITFTACKKSKYPGYDETESGLAYKFHKKGDGKQTPKEGDIMSMVIVYKNSKDSVIFDSRKQGQPIMVPLQKPSFKGGIEEGFAMMSVGDSASFVVNADSFFVKTFKMETPKFVEKGSGIYFDLKLEKVTLKADFEKEQKEKQEAQMADMEARKNAESANLAKYLSDNKITATPTATGLIYVENVKGKGAKAEKGKTVSVHYTGTLLDGTKFDSSFDHPDKAPIEFPLGQGAVIPGWDEGIALMSVGGKAKFIIPSSLAYGPSGQGPVIPPYSTLIFEVELVNIK, encoded by the coding sequence ATGAAGAAAAATTTAACAAAAGGAATTGCCTTTGCAGTTCTGGGTTTCAGTGTGCTGGCAATAACTTTTACCGCTTGCAAGAAATCGAAATACCCTGGTTATGATGAAACCGAAAGCGGGCTTGCCTACAAGTTTCACAAAAAAGGCGATGGTAAACAAACACCTAAAGAAGGTGATATTATGAGTATGGTAATTGTGTATAAAAACAGTAAAGACTCAGTTATTTTTGACTCACGTAAACAAGGTCAACCTATAATGGTTCCTTTACAAAAGCCTAGTTTTAAAGGTGGTATAGAAGAAGGTTTTGCAATGATGAGCGTTGGCGATAGCGCTAGTTTTGTGGTGAACGCTGATTCTTTTTTTGTGAAGACTTTTAAAATGGAAACTCCAAAATTTGTTGAAAAAGGAAGTGGTATTTATTTCGATTTAAAGTTGGAAAAAGTTACATTAAAAGCTGACTTTGAAAAAGAACAAAAAGAAAAGCAAGAAGCACAAATGGCTGATATGGAAGCTCGTAAAAATGCTGAATCAGCGAATCTTGCTAAATATTTAAGCGACAATAAAATTACTGCTACTCCTACTGCTACTGGATTAATATACGTTGAAAATGTAAAAGGTAAAGGAGCTAAGGCTGAAAAAGGTAAAACTGTTTCTGTTCATTATACCGGAACTTTGCTTGATGGAACAAAATTTGACTCTTCATTTGACCATCCGGATAAAGCGCCTATTGAGTTTCCATTAGGACAAGGAGCTGTTATTCCGGGTTGGGACGAAGGCATAGCTTTAATGAGTGTTGGAGGAAAAGCAAAATTTATTATTCCATCGTCATTAGCTTATGGTCCAAGTGGACAAGGACCGGTTATACCTCCATACAGCACACTTATTTTTGAAGTTGAACTGGTAAACATTAAATAA
- a CDS encoding FKBP-type peptidyl-prolyl cis-trans isomerase — translation MSKDETVTTASGLKVLVTQKTKGAMPKAGDKVTVHYTGKLTNDSVFDSSVKRGQPFSFKLGAGQVIPGWDEGIAMLHKGEKATLTIPSALGYGERGYPPIIPQNATLVFDVELIDFVESIAPKPYDVKGKDTLKTASGLQYIMVQKNASGVQAAAGKTVSVHYTGYLTDGKMFDSSVERGEPISFGLGQHQVIAGWDEGIALLKTGEKARLIIPYNLAYGEGGQGPIPPKATLIFDVELMDVK, via the coding sequence ATGTCAAAAGACGAAACCGTTACTACTGCTTCGGGATTAAAAGTATTGGTAACTCAAAAAACCAAAGGTGCTATGCCAAAGGCAGGCGATAAAGTTACTGTGCATTATACAGGTAAACTAACTAACGATTCAGTGTTTGATAGCTCAGTTAAACGCGGTCAACCATTTTCGTTTAAACTTGGAGCCGGACAAGTAATTCCTGGTTGGGATGAAGGTATTGCAATGTTGCATAAAGGCGAAAAAGCTACCTTAACAATTCCATCTGCATTAGGATACGGTGAACGTGGGTATCCGCCAATTATTCCACAAAATGCTACTTTAGTTTTTGATGTGGAATTGATTGATTTTGTTGAAAGTATTGCTCCTAAACCTTATGATGTTAAAGGAAAAGATACCTTAAAAACTGCTTCCGGTTTGCAATACATCATGGTGCAAAAAAATGCTTCAGGTGTTCAGGCTGCAGCCGGAAAAACAGTATCGGTGCATTATACAGGGTACTTAACGGATGGAAAAATGTTTGATTCGTCGGTTGAGCGTGGTGAACCAATTAGTTTTGGATTAGGCCAACACCAAGTGATTGCAGGTTGGGATGAAGGAATTGCCTTGTTGAAAACAGGAGAAAAGGCCCGATTAATTATTCCTTACAACTTAGCTTATGGTGAAGGAGGACAAGGACCAATACCTCCAAAAGCAACTTTGATTTTTGATGTGGAGTTGATGGATGTGAAATAA